The Sinomicrobium kalidii genome contains a region encoding:
- a CDS encoding SusC/RagA family TonB-linked outer membrane protein, with protein MKTFIFLFFTAVFGFSPGNLLSQNAKIVIDADKTVTVDEVFDMIRKQTEYKFIYQEDLFKNCSGIFLKKGTVMANELLKQSLSVRDFDFTLTEDNVVVVRRKPDDPPLLQSLVKGTVTDEKGAPLPGVTILLKGTETGTTSDFDGNYEISVPDGDGILVFSYMGFTTREVEVGGQAQVDVVLREDVSKLEEVVVIGYGAVKKEDLTGSVGSLGGEDIAATSIPDAAGALQGRVAGVNVEKNVGKPGSGFQINIRGLSSIDNSNAPLYVVDGIPTGSGLADLNPNDIEKIDILKDASATAIYGSRGANGVVIVTTKKGKKGKFTIQYDGYVGVRTPNNLPDMMNGDEYVRWRTDLFTNQGKNTDRSNPDFFTEEEWNRIDNSNYTDWIDLILRDGLQTSNTVTISGGDDKGTFALSLGQLKEEGTVPGEDFNRYNLRLNLNRKFGERWQAGGNLYFTYSIQNEGSFETLRSSYRLPPVAYPYDENGDPEFFAYRNDFVTNPLFEYKDDGEIRENRRYRAFGNVFLQFEPIEGVTLRSQLSPHMIYNRDGAYFGQWRKGGAGKIENTRASYATEDYFSYVLDNQVAYQKAMDKHNFNFTFIQSIQYEQWENAVQEARNFPFNSKWYNLDAVPRENISRSETDYRQRSLASFLGRLQYTYNDKYLFTLTGRYDGSSRLAPGNKWAFFPSGAFAWKLSDEDFLKTADMLSNLKLRLSYGVSGNDAVDIYGTQSNISQRNYGFDGVVATSYYKNGLANQDLSWEKTTEFNIGLDYGFFNYRVNGSIDVYRRDSKDLIMERQLPQTSGWERIWDNVGRVRNSGIEVALNTVNIQTDDFSWTTGIVFDTNKNEIVELNGGKEDDIGNAWFIGEPIQVNYDYEFDGIWQSDEADLAAEYGQTPGQVRVRDLNDDRVIDAEDRKIIGQRTPKWSGSITNTLKYKNWDFSVYVYTRQGQQLFSTFRSSFMSLEGNYKNVDVDYWTPSNPSNKYPQPGNSGKYFNNFRYVDASFVRVGNISLGYTLPESALSKLNLNKFRIYFTATNPFVFTSYEGFDPEWAAQNTWGTATGYSSYLLGVNLEL; from the coding sequence ATGAAAACATTTATATTCCTGTTCTTTACCGCAGTATTCGGCTTTTCTCCGGGAAATCTTCTCTCCCAGAATGCCAAAATTGTCATTGACGCGGATAAAACGGTAACGGTCGACGAAGTATTCGACATGATAAGAAAACAAACGGAATATAAATTTATCTACCAGGAAGACCTGTTTAAAAACTGTTCCGGAATATTCCTCAAAAAGGGTACGGTTATGGCAAATGAACTTCTGAAACAAAGCCTTTCCGTTCGCGATTTCGATTTTACACTTACGGAGGACAATGTTGTTGTAGTAAGACGAAAGCCGGATGATCCCCCGCTTTTACAATCTTTGGTAAAGGGAACGGTAACCGATGAAAAGGGAGCTCCGCTTCCCGGGGTTACCATTCTCCTCAAGGGTACCGAAACGGGGACAACTTCAGATTTTGACGGCAATTATGAAATATCTGTCCCTGACGGCGACGGTATTCTTGTCTTCAGTTATATGGGTTTTACCACCAGGGAAGTGGAAGTCGGCGGGCAGGCACAAGTGGATGTTGTGCTCCGGGAAGATGTATCCAAGCTGGAAGAAGTGGTCGTTATCGGTTACGGGGCCGTGAAAAAAGAGGATTTAACAGGTTCCGTGGGTTCCCTGGGAGGCGAAGACATAGCTGCGACATCAATTCCGGATGCGGCCGGTGCCTTACAGGGACGGGTAGCCGGGGTGAACGTTGAAAAAAATGTAGGGAAACCCGGCAGTGGATTCCAGATAAACATAAGGGGGCTGAGTTCCATTGATAATTCTAATGCTCCGCTTTACGTGGTAGACGGTATTCCCACCGGATCGGGACTGGCCGATTTAAATCCCAATGACATTGAAAAAATAGACATCCTTAAAGATGCATCTGCAACCGCCATATACGGTTCGAGAGGGGCAAACGGGGTAGTGATCGTAACCACCAAAAAAGGAAAAAAGGGAAAATTCACCATCCAGTACGACGGTTATGTGGGTGTCCGGACGCCGAACAATCTGCCCGATATGATGAATGGCGATGAATACGTAAGGTGGCGGACAGACCTGTTTACCAACCAGGGAAAGAACACGGACCGGTCCAACCCCGATTTCTTTACCGAAGAGGAGTGGAACAGGATTGACAATAGCAATTACACAGACTGGATAGACCTCATATTGCGCGACGGGTTGCAGACCAGCAATACCGTCACCATTTCCGGTGGGGATGACAAAGGTACCTTTGCCCTGAGCCTGGGACAATTAAAGGAAGAAGGAACGGTGCCCGGTGAAGATTTTAACCGGTATAACTTACGATTGAACCTCAACCGGAAATTCGGTGAAAGATGGCAGGCGGGGGGAAACCTCTATTTTACGTATAGCATCCAGAACGAGGGGAGTTTTGAAACCTTGCGGTCTTCCTACCGGTTGCCGCCCGTGGCTTATCCCTACGATGAGAACGGCGACCCTGAATTCTTTGCTTACCGGAATGATTTTGTAACCAACCCGCTGTTCGAATACAAGGACGACGGGGAAATAAGGGAAAACCGCCGTTACCGGGCCTTCGGGAATGTGTTTTTACAATTCGAACCTATAGAAGGGGTGACGCTGAGGTCCCAGCTTTCACCGCACATGATCTATAACAGGGACGGGGCCTATTTCGGACAATGGAGGAAAGGCGGGGCCGGAAAGATCGAAAATACACGGGCCAGTTATGCTACCGAAGACTATTTTTCATATGTCCTGGACAATCAGGTGGCCTATCAGAAAGCAATGGATAAACACAACTTCAACTTTACGTTTATTCAGAGCATACAATACGAACAATGGGAAAACGCCGTTCAGGAAGCCAGGAACTTTCCCTTTAACAGCAAATGGTACAACCTGGATGCGGTGCCCAGGGAGAATATTTCAAGATCGGAGACCGATTACAGGCAGCGTAGCCTGGCTTCTTTCCTGGGCAGGTTGCAGTACACCTATAACGACAAATACCTGTTTACGCTTACAGGACGCTATGACGGTTCTTCCAGGCTGGCGCCGGGCAATAAATGGGCCTTCTTCCCTTCGGGAGCCTTTGCGTGGAAGCTATCCGATGAGGATTTCCTGAAAACGGCAGACATGCTCAGTAACCTGAAATTAAGATTGAGTTACGGGGTTTCAGGTAACGATGCGGTGGATATTTACGGAACACAATCGAATATCTCGCAGAGAAACTACGGCTTCGATGGCGTTGTTGCCACTTCGTACTACAAAAATGGTTTGGCAAACCAGGATCTGAGTTGGGAAAAAACAACAGAATTCAACATAGGACTGGATTACGGCTTTTTCAATTACCGGGTCAACGGATCGATCGATGTTTATAGGCGCGATTCCAAAGACCTGATCATGGAGCGGCAGCTTCCGCAAACAAGTGGCTGGGAAAGGATATGGGACAACGTTGGCCGGGTGAGAAATTCCGGGATTGAGGTGGCATTGAATACGGTGAACATTCAGACCGATGATTTCTCCTGGACCACCGGAATTGTTTTTGACACCAACAAAAATGAGATCGTGGAGTTAAACGGGGGAAAAGAAGATGATATCGGTAATGCCTGGTTCATAGGAGAACCCATACAGGTAAATTACGATTACGAATTTGACGGGATCTGGCAATCCGATGAGGCCGACCTGGCCGCTGAATACGGACAAACTCCGGGCCAAGTCAGGGTCAGGGACCTGAATGACGACAGGGTGATCGATGCAGAGGACCGGAAGATCATCGGTCAGCGGACACCAAAATGGAGCGGAAGTATCACCAATACCCTGAAATACAAAAACTGGGATTTTTCAGTCTATGTCTATACCCGGCAGGGCCAGCAATTGTTCAGCACGTTCAGGTCGTCTTTTATGAGTCTGGAAGGGAACTACAAAAATGTGGATGTTGACTACTGGACACCGTCCAATCCTTCCAACAAATACCCGCAGCCGGGAAATAGCGGTAAATATTTCAACAATTTCAGGTATGTGGATGCCTCTTTTGTCCGTGTCGGAAATATTTCACTCGGATATACGCTTCCCGAAAGTGCCTTGAGCAAGTTGAACCTCAATAAATTCCGTATCTATTTTACCGCAACCAACCCGTTTGTATTTACTTCCTATGAAGGTTTTGATCCCGAATGGGCGGCACAGAACACTTGGGGTACGGCAACCGGATATTCCTCGTATTTACTGGGCGTTAACCTCGAACTCTAA
- a CDS encoding DUF5777 family beta-barrel protein: MKKTLLILLFLGLYGHIAAQDLMEILDEETPQHKEYVSATFKGTRIINGHSVENRKKGVLEFLISHRFGRINDGIDEFFGLDNSNIRFALEYALTDDLMFGIGRSSFEKTYDGFVKYKLLKQATGEKPFPLSVSLFGSTAWKTLKDYDPDDKPDFSDRLFYTTQVLIARKFNEDLSLQLSPTYVHRNTVETDADPHDIFAVGAGGRYKISKRVSVNAEYFYTINPLESVNTKDAFALSVDIETGGHVFQLMVSNAITMIEKAFITETTDDFFKGDIHFGFNISRAFQIGNKKRKNPEQERKEW, from the coding sequence ATGAAGAAAACACTACTGATATTGCTTTTCCTGGGCCTTTACGGTCATATAGCCGCCCAGGATTTAATGGAGATACTCGATGAAGAGACTCCGCAGCACAAAGAATATGTAAGTGCCACTTTTAAAGGTACCCGCATTATTAACGGGCATTCCGTAGAAAACCGGAAAAAAGGCGTCCTGGAATTTCTCATCTCTCACCGTTTCGGGAGGATCAATGACGGTATTGACGAATTCTTCGGCCTGGACAATTCCAATATCCGGTTTGCCCTGGAATATGCCCTCACCGATGACCTTATGTTCGGCATAGGAAGGAGTTCGTTTGAAAAAACCTATGACGGTTTTGTAAAATACAAACTCCTGAAACAGGCTACCGGAGAAAAGCCATTTCCGTTAAGCGTCTCCCTGTTCGGCAGTACCGCATGGAAAACACTGAAAGACTACGACCCGGATGACAAACCCGATTTCAGCGATCGCCTGTTCTACACCACCCAGGTGCTCATTGCCAGGAAATTTAACGAAGACCTCTCCCTCCAACTCTCCCCCACCTATGTACACCGGAATACCGTGGAAACGGATGCCGATCCGCACGATATTTTTGCCGTAGGAGCGGGAGGGCGTTACAAGATAAGCAAAAGAGTATCTGTCAATGCCGAGTATTTTTATACCATCAATCCTTTGGAATCCGTCAATACCAAAGACGCCTTTGCCCTTAGTGTGGATATCGAAACCGGAGGGCATGTGTTCCAGTTAATGGTCTCCAATGCCATTACCATGATCGAAAAGGCATTTATCACAGAGACCACCGACGACTTTTTCAAGGGAGACATTCACTTCGGATTTAACATTTCCAGGGCCTTCCAGATCGGAAATAAAAAGCGGAAAAATCCGGAACAGGAGAGAAAAGAATGGTAA
- a CDS encoding YceI family protein — translation MRIRFIVLLVFMCCHSILFSQEKYLTKQGDISFYSHTPVEDIKAENKQVLSIIDLSGGEIAISILMKSFVFEKALMQEHFNENYVESDKFPKATFAGNIQNLEELLSGENHIAEIDGKLTIHGITKPVRIEAKTDLEEKKVVLTGKFMVTVADYDIKIPAIVRNNIAKEVEVSFKLEHLPYN, via the coding sequence ATGCGTATCAGATTTATAGTATTACTGGTTTTTATGTGCTGCCATTCCATACTGTTTTCCCAGGAAAAATACCTCACCAAGCAGGGCGATATTTCCTTTTATTCGCATACCCCGGTAGAGGATATCAAGGCAGAAAACAAACAAGTGTTGAGCATTATTGACCTTTCCGGTGGTGAGATTGCCATAAGCATACTGATGAAATCTTTTGTTTTTGAAAAAGCCCTGATGCAGGAGCATTTTAATGAAAATTACGTCGAATCCGATAAGTTTCCGAAGGCCACTTTTGCAGGGAACATACAAAACCTGGAAGAACTCCTGTCGGGAGAAAACCACATAGCCGAGATCGACGGAAAACTGACCATTCACGGTATTACAAAACCGGTCCGGATCGAAGCCAAAACCGATCTGGAAGAAAAAAAAGTAGTCCTGACCGGAAAGTTTATGGTAACCGTTGCGGATTACGACATTAAAATACCGGCCATTGTCCGTAACAATATTGCCAAAGAAGTGGAGGTTTCCTTTAAACTGGAACACCTGCCCTACAATTAA
- a CDS encoding FecR family protein, translating into MNDIFHIALLLIKKKLRVLSKSEKVRLEELGATHSFIKDIRWGSLMQKVPEHATVDEKTAWNSILDKAEKRKKKTSVLNLRKRRFKYVAAAFVIVLFSLSYVAIRNIKQVTPHAAPVSTVIKTGTDKATLTLEDGSEVTLGTETSYQAKNAHSNGKQIIYKPADDEGVPEIRYNYLTVPRGGQFFVQLSDGTKVWLNSESRLKYPVTFTDGKTRAVELLYGEAYFEVSPAADHKGARFKVRTQVQEVEVLGTEFNIKAYRDESNIYTTLVEGKVTVNTKDAKQVLAPSQQLDLNLTNNGITVSHVDVYNEISWKKGLFSFKGMPLKEIAKVLSRWYDVEVEFADSALEDVRFNGVLSKDQNLEEILNIIQNTNFINAYEIKNRKVTIK; encoded by the coding sequence ATGAATGACATTTTTCATATAGCCTTACTCCTTATAAAGAAAAAACTGAGGGTACTTAGCAAATCTGAAAAAGTGCGCCTGGAAGAGCTCGGTGCTACCCACTCGTTTATTAAAGATATCCGTTGGGGTTCACTAATGCAAAAAGTTCCGGAGCATGCCACAGTTGATGAGAAAACCGCATGGAATTCCATCCTGGACAAAGCTGAAAAGCGGAAGAAAAAAACGTCGGTTCTAAACCTTCGAAAACGCCGGTTTAAATATGTTGCGGCAGCTTTTGTGATCGTACTGTTTTCCCTCTCTTATGTGGCGATCCGTAACATAAAGCAGGTAACTCCCCATGCTGCTCCTGTCAGTACGGTTATAAAAACCGGTACGGACAAGGCTACCCTGACTCTTGAAGACGGTTCGGAGGTAACCCTCGGGACGGAAACCTCCTATCAGGCCAAGAATGCACACAGTAACGGAAAGCAGATCATCTACAAACCGGCCGATGATGAGGGTGTTCCGGAAATACGTTATAATTATCTGACGGTTCCCAGGGGCGGCCAGTTTTTCGTACAATTATCCGACGGCACAAAAGTGTGGCTGAATTCCGAATCCCGGTTAAAATATCCCGTGACATTTACGGACGGGAAAACCCGTGCGGTGGAACTTCTCTACGGGGAAGCCTATTTTGAAGTGTCTCCTGCCGCAGACCACAAGGGAGCCCGGTTTAAAGTACGGACTCAAGTGCAGGAAGTTGAAGTATTGGGTACGGAATTCAATATCAAGGCATACCGGGACGAATCCAACATTTATACCACGTTGGTAGAAGGGAAAGTCACCGTCAACACTAAAGACGCAAAACAGGTCCTGGCCCCCAGTCAGCAACTGGACCTGAACCTGACCAATAACGGGATAACCGTTTCCCATGTCGATGTTTACAATGAGATCTCCTGGAAAAAAGGCCTCTTTAGTTTTAAGGGCATGCCCTTAAAAGAAATTGCGAAAGTATTGTCCAGGTGGTACGATGTAGAAGTGGAATTTGCCGACTCCGCCCTCGAAGATGTAAGGTTTAACGGGGTGTTGAGCAAAGATCAGAATCTGGAAGAAATATTAAATATCATACAAAACACAAACTTTATCAATGCCTATGAAATAAAAAACAGAAAAGTCACCATTAAATAA
- a CDS encoding RagB/SusD family nutrient uptake outer membrane protein, giving the protein MKPINKYIIISFFTLFLFSCENFLEEENRSNITAEGYFTDAEGFETLVSAAYSTLRDVWGDDPWLFCLGVDIYTRGESEIVGGSYGNRDVFSSELNEYANLDPQNAFVSDFYTDCYRAIQVCNTAISRADGVSGISDSRKEQRLAEVRFLRAYYYYLLVEQFGDIPIVEEEINGVATHFDRASEESVYQFIISELEASKNNLPDVAEEFGRITKGAVNHLLALMHLTRGYKSYAAGNDFAMAASLADEVINSGHYSLVSTFEDVFTPGNENNNEIIFSVQYDAGTLGVNNQGLPDGNGQSAHWGWELWTKEPGFERENPTYNWKKSQFTPTQFLYSLFDTSVDSRYDVTFLSTFYATTDDESRGIKAGDLKVYFPKWDEEFTEQDSLDFMAEHPVASIYTYPTWKQDFANVGGSGKFPMVWKFHDPDAAFHGNTTNYTSTRDIFLFRLAETYLIAAEAYLQSGDNGTAAERINTVRRRAAIPGNEAAMEIGAGDVDLDLVLDERAREFIGEYKRWMDLKRTGKLMERTLEHNNLAKRESQLQEFHLLRPIPQSVIDRDTGEFPQNPGYN; this is encoded by the coding sequence ATGAAACCAATCAACAAATATATAATAATCAGTTTTTTCACTTTGTTTCTCTTTTCCTGTGAAAACTTCCTGGAAGAAGAGAACAGGAGTAATATTACTGCGGAAGGATACTTTACCGATGCCGAAGGATTCGAAACCCTGGTAAGTGCAGCTTATTCCACGTTGCGCGACGTATGGGGAGACGATCCCTGGCTGTTTTGCCTGGGCGTAGATATTTATACCCGGGGCGAAAGTGAGATCGTTGGCGGTTCTTACGGAAATCGCGATGTATTCAGCAGTGAACTTAACGAATATGCCAACCTCGATCCTCAGAATGCCTTTGTCTCCGATTTTTATACAGATTGTTACCGGGCAATACAGGTTTGCAACACGGCCATTTCCAGGGCCGATGGTGTCAGTGGCATCAGTGATTCAAGAAAAGAACAGCGACTGGCAGAAGTACGGTTTCTCAGGGCATACTATTACTATTTATTGGTAGAGCAATTCGGTGATATCCCCATTGTCGAAGAAGAAATTAATGGTGTTGCCACCCATTTTGACCGGGCTTCCGAAGAATCGGTGTACCAGTTTATCATCAGTGAACTGGAAGCTTCGAAAAACAACCTGCCCGATGTGGCCGAAGAATTCGGGCGTATTACAAAAGGTGCCGTAAACCACCTGCTGGCATTGATGCATCTTACAAGAGGCTATAAATCCTATGCGGCCGGCAATGATTTCGCAATGGCAGCGTCCCTGGCCGATGAAGTGATCAACAGCGGTCATTATTCCCTGGTCAGTACATTTGAGGACGTTTTTACCCCCGGTAATGAAAACAATAACGAGATCATCTTTTCGGTTCAATATGATGCCGGGACCCTGGGAGTAAATAATCAGGGCCTTCCGGATGGAAACGGGCAAAGTGCCCATTGGGGATGGGAATTATGGACGAAGGAACCCGGATTTGAACGTGAAAACCCCACATACAACTGGAAAAAATCGCAATTTACGCCTACGCAGTTCTTGTATTCACTTTTTGATACGAGTGTGGATAGCCGTTATGATGTGACCTTTTTGAGTACGTTTTACGCCACCACTGATGATGAATCACGGGGCATCAAAGCAGGTGATCTGAAAGTGTACTTCCCGAAATGGGACGAGGAATTTACCGAACAGGATTCGCTCGACTTTATGGCCGAACATCCCGTGGCCAGTATTTATACCTATCCCACCTGGAAGCAGGATTTTGCAAATGTCGGGGGCTCGGGGAAATTCCCCATGGTCTGGAAATTCCATGATCCCGATGCTGCATTTCACGGCAATACGACGAATTATACAAGCACCCGCGATATTTTCCTGTTCCGCCTGGCCGAGACTTATTTGATAGCAGCGGAGGCCTATCTCCAGTCGGGTGATAACGGTACTGCGGCCGAACGGATCAACACGGTAAGGAGACGGGCTGCCATTCCCGGGAATGAAGCAGCCATGGAGATCGGGGCCGGCGATGTAGACCTCGACCTGGTCCTCGACGAAAGGGCACGTGAGTTCATCGGTGAGTACAAACGCTGGATGGACCTGAAACGCACCGGGAAATTAATGGAACGTACCCTGGAACACAACAATCTGGCAAAGCGGGAAAGCCAGTTACAGGAATTTCATCTGCTGCGCCCCATCCCGCAATCCGTAATAGACCGCGATACGGGGGAATTCCCGCAGAACCCCGGGTATAATTAA
- a CDS encoding sigma-70 family RNA polymerase sigma factor: MFTKNDLHKIFNKYYSTLVLYANRFLPLRNECEDLVQDIFVNLLEKDLTFPDETSLRVYLYKSTRNKCYNHIKHLKVKDKYVSNTIKRAEDENLFLQEVLEEEITRQLHQAVKTLSGRKKEIIELSLRGMKNDEIAQTLGIQTQTVKTIKSAAYKSLRARFKESDHIIHFLLA, from the coding sequence GTGTTTACCAAAAACGATTTACATAAGATATTCAATAAATATTACAGTACATTGGTGCTGTATGCAAACCGTTTTCTCCCTTTGAGGAATGAGTGCGAAGACCTGGTTCAGGATATTTTTGTCAACCTTCTGGAAAAGGACCTTACCTTTCCGGATGAAACATCGCTAAGGGTTTATCTATACAAATCTACCCGCAACAAATGCTATAATCACATCAAACACCTCAAGGTAAAAGACAAGTATGTTTCAAACACCATAAAGCGGGCAGAAGATGAAAACCTGTTTTTACAGGAAGTTCTGGAAGAAGAGATCACCAGGCAGTTGCATCAGGCTGTAAAAACCTTGTCGGGCCGAAAGAAAGAGATCATCGAATTAAGCCTTAGGGGAATGAAAAATGATGAGATCGCCCAAACGCTTGGAATTCAAACACAAACCGTAAAAACCATAAAATCGGCCGCTTATAAATCGTTAAGGGCCCGGTTTAAGGAATCAGATCATATTATCCACTTTCTTCTGGCTTGA
- a CDS encoding OB-fold putative lipoprotein, with the protein MKTIKRSVYISGIIIAGGALIAFIAFLKLYNKPHTDVYASDPDYTLTAKALVETFKTDEARANSLYLDKIIEVEGVIKDISAADGNSVITLSVENSIESVICNMYPTENKKTLGLHTGQKIRVKGICTGFLLDVILVRAVISG; encoded by the coding sequence ATGAAGACCATAAAACGTTCTGTCTATATTTCCGGAATAATCATAGCCGGGGGCGCTTTGATCGCTTTCATAGCCTTTCTGAAGTTGTACAACAAACCGCACACCGACGTATATGCTTCCGATCCGGATTATACGCTTACGGCCAAAGCACTCGTAGAAACATTTAAAACCGATGAGGCCAGAGCTAATAGTTTGTACCTGGATAAGATTATAGAGGTAGAAGGCGTTATAAAAGACATCAGCGCGGCAGATGGCAACAGTGTCATTACACTTAGCGTGGAAAATTCCATAGAGAGTGTGATATGTAATATGTATCCCACTGAAAATAAAAAGACCCTGGGCCTGCATACGGGACAAAAGATCAGGGTCAAAGGAATATGTACCGGTTTTTTGCTTGATGTTATCCTGGTCAGGGCGGTAATCAGCGGTTAG
- a CDS encoding LytTR family transcriptional regulator, with product MKKDHVYFFTFLGLAIVTFAVGYFSMNYLLEISTNHFLRTQIESSKREASEVSSLVQFQLENGLSKDEVVNNLQKSIENTSMESGFVCMFNWSGVEICHPDPEKIGQLILPEESFVQPAVYTEPNLYDLYTLLKQKKESGGIREFSDKGKDSEIIYLYPVKNTDWIIAAHANIDHIKKRMQQLKNNFILAFAVSGILIVLMSLFMVRLIGGRYEKKLEVKNEGLSRDIVTLSKLNHDLTLYKQKVEEKEKNADEDDPDGNRENSFAKKRILTYVKDEIVSIEPDNIAFIYMENTVTHICCIDGRIFHSNNSLEEVFSDLDNSLFFRANRRFILSINSIDKIYKYGNNQLKIEVVPKSPIDIIISKNKASEFKQWLRG from the coding sequence ATGAAAAAAGATCACGTCTACTTTTTTACTTTTCTCGGCCTGGCCATAGTCACTTTTGCCGTGGGCTATTTTAGCATGAACTACCTGCTGGAGATATCTACCAATCACTTTTTACGGACCCAGATTGAATCGAGTAAGCGGGAAGCCAGCGAAGTTTCCTCCCTGGTACAGTTCCAGCTGGAGAACGGCCTGTCTAAAGACGAGGTGGTGAACAATCTTCAAAAAAGTATTGAAAATACAAGTATGGAGTCCGGTTTTGTATGTATGTTCAACTGGTCCGGGGTGGAGATCTGTCACCCTGATCCGGAAAAGATCGGGCAACTGATTTTGCCGGAAGAATCCTTTGTTCAGCCTGCCGTTTATACCGAGCCGAACCTGTATGATCTCTACACCCTCCTGAAACAAAAAAAGGAATCGGGCGGTATCAGGGAATTTTCGGATAAAGGAAAGGATTCGGAGATCATTTATCTCTACCCTGTAAAGAATACCGATTGGATCATCGCTGCTCATGCCAACATAGATCATATTAAAAAGCGAATGCAGCAGTTGAAGAACAATTTTATCCTGGCCTTTGCTGTTTCGGGTATTCTGATCGTGCTGATGTCTTTGTTTATGGTACGCCTTATCGGCGGGCGGTACGAAAAGAAACTGGAGGTAAAGAACGAAGGGCTGTCCAGGGATATCGTGACACTTTCCAAACTAAATCACGACCTTACCCTGTACAAACAGAAAGTGGAGGAAAAAGAAAAAAATGCAGATGAAGACGATCCCGACGGGAACAGGGAAAACAGCTTTGCCAAAAAGCGGATATTGACCTATGTAAAAGATGAGATCGTTTCCATAGAACCGGACAATATAGCCTTTATATATATGGAAAATACCGTTACCCATATTTGCTGCATCGACGGCAGGATATTTCACAGTAACAACAGCCTTGAAGAAGTGTTTTCAGACCTGGACAATTCCTTGTTCTTCAGGGCGAACCGACGCTTTATTCTCTCCATAAACAGCATTGATAAAATATATAAGTACGGAAACAATCAGTTGAAGATAGAGGTCGTGCCCAAGTCCCCGATAGATATTATTATCAGTAAAAACAAGGCTTCGGAATTCAAACAATGGCTGAGGGGATAA